The following are encoded together in the Weissella soli genome:
- a CDS encoding family 43 glycosylhydrolase: protein MTKIKNPIIPGMAPDPSILRVDDKYYIATSTFHWAPAIELYESTDLQNWHVIEHAFNNDEISLQGTATPAGIWAPHLSYDQKNKRYWIAYSHMLNMNGREFNANSFAIWSDSIHGPWSEPIYLTSIGFDPSLFHDEDGKTYVSILEWESRPNYQAPGRIVIAEFDFEAHKLASPWHTVTTGFTTRGASEAPNVYKRHGYYYLMIAAGGTGYAHGVEIGRSRNIFGPYEPHPSGEPIVTASPAHLFSKGDPDAGQFQMYNPTSPIQKAGHGSLVETPGGEWYLAHLMSRPLPHTTLNPLGRETGLQKMHWTADDWLEMADGSNLAKETVDAPKDAIIETPVSHDITESFAGHTYQTNFMSPYRFQHEQWVNTTERPGHLRIYGGESLFSQMNPSMLATRATSFDYSIETEVEFQPDHYSETAGLGLYYDSNNWLYLRLYWSASANSLAVGLSQAKLGEKITYLYQKLPVQVGKVQLKVRYNFGIATVLAKTPAADEWTTIVADIDVQYLSDEGVNGVKGEIGGFTGLFNFLAVTDAHQHDSFADFTYYKVLNDLDESALD, encoded by the coding sequence ATGACGAAAATCAAAAATCCAATTATTCCGGGGATGGCGCCGGATCCATCAATTCTGCGCGTTGACGATAAGTATTACATTGCCACATCGACGTTTCATTGGGCACCGGCCATTGAACTATATGAGTCGACTGATCTACAAAACTGGCATGTAATCGAACACGCTTTTAACAACGATGAAATTTCTTTGCAAGGCACGGCAACTCCCGCAGGTATCTGGGCACCCCATTTGTCATATGATCAAAAAAATAAGCGCTACTGGATTGCCTATTCACACATGCTGAATATGAACGGCCGGGAATTCAATGCGAATTCCTTCGCAATTTGGTCTGATAGCATTCATGGACCTTGGTCGGAGCCAATTTACCTGACTTCTATCGGCTTTGATCCATCGTTGTTCCATGATGAAGATGGTAAGACCTACGTCTCAATCCTAGAATGGGAGTCCCGGCCAAACTATCAGGCACCTGGTCGGATTGTGATTGCCGAATTCGACTTTGAGGCACACAAATTAGCGAGTCCCTGGCACACCGTGACGACGGGATTTACGACCCGCGGGGCTTCGGAAGCGCCAAACGTTTATAAGCGCCATGGCTACTATTACCTCATGATTGCCGCTGGTGGGACTGGTTATGCCCATGGTGTGGAAATTGGGCGTTCACGCAATATCTTTGGTCCATATGAACCGCATCCAAGTGGTGAACCCATTGTCACGGCCTCACCAGCGCACCTCTTTTCTAAGGGTGACCCCGATGCTGGTCAATTCCAAATGTATAACCCAACGTCTCCAATTCAAAAAGCGGGGCATGGGTCATTAGTTGAAACGCCCGGTGGTGAATGGTATCTGGCCCATCTCATGTCACGGCCACTACCACATACGACGCTCAATCCGTTGGGCCGTGAAACCGGTCTGCAAAAGATGCATTGGACCGCAGATGATTGGTTAGAGATGGCCGATGGTTCTAATCTTGCTAAAGAAACCGTTGATGCGCCTAAGGATGCCATCATCGAAACACCGGTATCACACGACATCACTGAATCTTTTGCCGGCCATACTTATCAGACCAACTTCATGTCGCCGTATCGTTTCCAGCATGAACAATGGGTCAATACTACTGAACGGCCGGGTCACCTGCGCATCTATGGAGGGGAGTCGTTGTTCTCACAAATGAACCCTAGTATGCTAGCGACGCGGGCAACGTCGTTTGATTATAGTATTGAAACCGAAGTAGAATTTCAGCCTGATCATTATTCAGAAACGGCTGGTTTGGGCTTGTATTATGATTCAAACAATTGGTTATACCTACGCCTATATTGGTCAGCTTCTGCAAATTCTTTGGCGGTTGGGTTATCACAAGCTAAGTTGGGTGAAAAAATAACCTATCTCTATCAAAAACTGCCGGTCCAGGTGGGTAAGGTGCAGCTCAAGGTGCGCTACAATTTCGGAATTGCGACGGTTTTGGCGAAGACACCAGCAGCCGATGAATGGACCACGATTGTCGCTGATATTGATGTCCAGTATCTCTCCGATGAAGGCGTCAACGGCGTGAAGGGCGAAATTGGCGGCTTCACCGGCCTGTTTAACTTCTTAGCAGTCACCGATGCTCATCAACACGATAGTTTTGCAGATTTCACCTACTATAAGGTTTTAAATGACCTCGATGAAAGTGCATTAGACTAA
- a CDS encoding glycoside hydrolase family 5 protein: protein MIKGVNLGGWLVLEKWMSPQLFAGVAADDEYYLPQDLSETDYQNRIAMHRANFITEADFVRIASMGLDTVRIPVPYFIFGDVQPFIGAIDWLDKAFNWAEAYGLQILIDLHTVPGSQNGFDNGGISGVQNWAQHPDQVAFALSVLHRLAERYGDRSGLYGIEVLNEPATEKMYRNMLDRYPAREPEMTAENAPITFEFLYDFYKTAYEDLRTVLPADKVIMFHDGFDITQWADFFQKNTFENVVLDTHHYLMIAEIETGELTLDSYHKYIEGVGDSIAEVKQFVPVVVGEWTLFNSLATGVDTKGGLNPTQEVFDHEVTVDKDRALKIYQDLWRLQVDQWQRGDGYFFWSYKINIDTINDKDWFGWDSWSLERSVNKGWAEI from the coding sequence ATGATTAAAGGTGTTAATTTAGGTGGCTGGCTCGTCTTAGAAAAGTGGATGTCACCACAGTTATTTGCGGGCGTTGCGGCTGATGATGAATATTATTTGCCCCAAGATTTAAGTGAAACTGATTATCAGAATCGGATTGCGATGCATCGGGCAAACTTCATCACGGAAGCAGACTTTGTGCGAATCGCCAGTATGGGGCTTGATACGGTCCGCATCCCGGTACCCTATTTCATTTTCGGGGATGTGCAACCATTTATTGGGGCAATCGACTGGCTAGATAAGGCCTTTAACTGGGCTGAAGCGTACGGCTTGCAAATTTTGATTGATTTGCATACGGTGCCTGGTAGTCAAAATGGCTTTGATAATGGGGGGATTTCAGGGGTGCAAAATTGGGCCCAACATCCTGATCAAGTAGCCTTTGCGCTTTCAGTGCTGCACCGTTTGGCTGAGCGCTATGGTGACCGCAGTGGGTTGTACGGTATCGAGGTGTTAAATGAGCCGGCGACTGAAAAAATGTATCGCAATATGCTCGACCGTTACCCAGCACGGGAACCTGAGATGACCGCAGAGAATGCACCTATCACCTTTGAGTTCCTATATGATTTCTATAAAACCGCGTATGAAGATCTGCGAACGGTGCTCCCTGCCGATAAGGTCATTATGTTCCATGACGGCTTTGACATCACCCAGTGGGCTGATTTCTTCCAAAAGAATACCTTTGAAAATGTCGTTTTGGATACGCATCATTATTTGATGATTGCCGAGATTGAAACTGGTGAATTAACCTTAGATTCCTACCATAAGTACATTGAAGGGGTTGGTGATTCAATTGCTGAGGTAAAGCAGTTCGTACCCGTGGTTGTGGGTGAGTGGACCCTGTTTAATTCACTGGCGACCGGCGTTGACACCAAGGGTGGCCTCAATCCCACGCAAGAAGTCTTTGACCATGAAGTCACGGTTGACAAGGACCGGGCCTTGAAGATCTATCAGGATTTGTGGCGTTTGCAAGTTGATCAGTGGCAACGGGGGGATGGCTATTTCTTCTGGAGCTACAAGATTAACATCGATACGATCAATGACAAAGACTGGTTTGGTTGGGATTCTTGGTCACTTGAACGCTCAGTGAATAAGGGCTGGGCCGAAATTTAA
- a CDS encoding MFS transporter gives MVNEQVEPHVGLRFKSAYFLFSLLWMAGLAIVAAVLLPQHLRTVVGVAGSTAAFGVLNAATAITSLVSNLIVGNLSDRTRSRFGQRTPWIIAGGIVGGLSLFAVGLFDNVWLIGISYCMSMVGLNMMIAPAMATLSDRVPEKMRATASAFYSAGTTVGTSLGTLIGARFISIQMPGFIAAGILMAVAGLATVIVWPHEKTAQDLPPVTGGIKELIASFKPPVKGARDFWLAFGGRSLLIFSYYMILNYQLYILLSYIGQSEKSAAATISVMSLVTMVVGLVGSLVSGALSDKFGRRKLPVNFATLLMSIGFLLPWLLKTPFSMILFAGFAGLGYAVYGAVDQALNIDVLPNKAESGKDLGILNMATTLGQTAGPIVTSILVGVGGYNLVFPTAVVFSVLAMVFIQMIKSTK, from the coding sequence ATGGTAAATGAACAAGTTGAACCACATGTAGGTCTTCGCTTCAAAAGTGCCTACTTCCTGTTTTCGTTGCTCTGGATGGCTGGACTCGCGATTGTGGCGGCCGTCTTGTTACCACAACATTTGCGAACGGTTGTTGGTGTTGCCGGTTCCACGGCGGCCTTTGGTGTCTTGAATGCTGCGACGGCCATCACCTCGCTGGTATCGAATTTGATTGTCGGTAATTTATCCGATCGAACACGGTCACGTTTTGGCCAACGCACACCTTGGATTATCGCGGGTGGCATTGTTGGTGGTCTGTCGCTGTTTGCGGTTGGTCTATTCGATAATGTTTGGTTGATTGGTATTAGCTACTGCATGAGCATGGTGGGCTTGAACATGATGATTGCGCCCGCTATGGCAACGCTTTCAGACCGTGTGCCAGAAAAAATGCGGGCCACTGCTTCTGCCTTTTATTCAGCTGGAACAACCGTTGGTACATCATTGGGAACTTTAATCGGGGCACGCTTTATTAGCATTCAAATGCCTGGGTTCATCGCAGCTGGGATTTTGATGGCCGTTGCTGGTTTGGCAACCGTTATCGTGTGGCCACATGAAAAGACAGCGCAGGATCTACCACCAGTTACGGGCGGGATCAAAGAGTTAATTGCTTCATTCAAACCACCAGTTAAGGGTGCGCGTGATTTCTGGCTTGCCTTCGGTGGTCGGTCACTACTGATCTTCTCATACTACATGATTTTAAATTACCAACTATACATTTTGCTGAGTTATATCGGACAAAGTGAAAAGTCAGCCGCTGCCACCATTTCCGTCATGTCACTTGTGACCATGGTGGTCGGTTTAGTTGGTTCATTAGTTTCAGGTGCATTGTCAGATAAATTTGGTCGCCGCAAGTTACCAGTTAACTTTGCAACCTTGTTGATGTCAATTGGTTTCTTACTGCCATGGTTGCTAAAAACACCATTTTCAATGATTTTGTTTGCCGGGTTTGCGGGCTTAGGTTACGCCGTCTATGGGGCGGTCGACCAAGCGCTAAACATCGACGTGCTGCCTAATAAGGCAGAGTCTGGTAAAGATTTAGGTATTCTAAACATGGCAACCACCTTAGGTCAGACAGCTGGGCCAATCGTTACCAGTATCCTGGTTGGTGTTGGTGGGTATAACCTAGTTTTTCCAACGGCGGTTGTCTTCTCAGTGCTTGCAATGGTATTTATTCAAATGATTAAGTCAACAAAGTGA
- a CDS encoding beta-galactosidase gives MEKQNNLLYGVAYYFEYLPYDRIDEDIKMMLAANINVVRIGESTWSTYEPEDGVFDFSKLIYTLEKMQQAGIAVIVGTPTYAFPAWLAKKYPEVLVENDGQRQLYGRRQIMDITSPVFRAYAERIIRRMLSEVIHFDNIIGYQVDNETKHYGTSAAHVQAAFIQKMKVTFDGDLAALNQAFGLDYWSNRINSWEDFPSVNGTINASLAGAFSKFQRELVTDYLSWQVDIVNDYKKANQFVTHNFDFEWRDYSYGIQPDVNHFSAAQALDVAGVDVYHPSQKQLTGVENSFVGDVARNLKQQNYLVLETQAQAFKSWTPYPGQLYQLAFNHIANGANMVEYWHWHSIHNSFETYWKGLLSHDFQPNPVYNEAKQVGQDFKRLSDKLVNLKHDATVAIVVDNESLTTTSDDRWMEFGVGDHVKYNDVFRRIYDSFYRQNIRTDILNPQTIALDQYALVVVPMLYVSDRSFLQRLNDYIHEGGHVLFTFKDGVADEHVKVRTALQPAIIQEAVGAHYQLFVDPNGEKLRDVSGVFQDSDLVISDWSELLVTDTATSLANYDDHWAQYAAITENHYGAGMAWYLGTWASASVIDQLIKHVVKNSNVAPSPYGVAWPLIVKSAENHEHAHIDFLFNFSDQTQQITLPFDGVELLHQENINSNQQWELAPWSVKILERRDK, from the coding sequence ATGGAAAAACAGAACAACTTATTGTATGGCGTTGCTTATTACTTTGAGTACCTACCGTATGACCGGATTGATGAAGATATTAAGATGATGCTGGCTGCCAACATTAATGTCGTGCGAATCGGTGAAAGTACTTGGAGTACCTATGAACCAGAGGATGGGGTTTTTGATTTCAGCAAGTTGATTTATACGCTAGAAAAAATGCAACAAGCCGGGATCGCCGTGATTGTTGGCACGCCAACATATGCTTTTCCAGCTTGGTTGGCAAAGAAGTATCCCGAAGTCTTGGTCGAAAATGACGGTCAACGGCAACTATATGGTCGGCGCCAAATCATGGATATCACAAGTCCTGTTTTTCGGGCTTATGCGGAAAGAATTATTCGACGGATGCTCAGTGAAGTGATTCATTTTGACAATATCATTGGTTACCAGGTTGATAATGAAACCAAGCATTACGGTACGTCCGCTGCGCATGTGCAAGCTGCTTTCATTCAAAAAATGAAAGTTACATTTGATGGTGATTTAGCTGCTTTAAATCAAGCATTTGGTTTGGACTATTGGTCTAATCGGATTAATTCCTGGGAGGATTTTCCCAGTGTGAACGGGACCATCAATGCAAGTTTAGCAGGGGCCTTTTCAAAATTTCAGCGGGAACTCGTCACAGATTATTTAAGTTGGCAGGTTGATATTGTTAATGATTATAAGAAAGCCAACCAGTTTGTGACCCATAATTTTGATTTTGAATGGCGGGACTATTCATATGGTATCCAGCCAGATGTGAATCATTTCTCAGCTGCCCAGGCACTTGATGTGGCTGGCGTTGATGTCTATCATCCATCGCAAAAACAGCTCACAGGTGTCGAAAATTCCTTTGTTGGGGATGTGGCCAGAAATTTGAAACAACAAAATTACCTGGTTTTAGAAACGCAAGCCCAGGCCTTTAAAAGTTGGACGCCTTATCCCGGCCAACTCTACCAATTAGCGTTTAACCACATCGCTAATGGTGCCAATATGGTCGAGTATTGGCATTGGCATTCGATTCATAATTCATTTGAGACCTACTGGAAGGGATTGTTAAGTCACGATTTCCAGCCCAACCCGGTCTATAACGAAGCCAAACAAGTCGGGCAAGATTTCAAACGACTGTCCGATAAACTAGTCAACTTAAAACACGACGCAACGGTGGCGATTGTCGTCGACAATGAGAGTCTGACGACCACGTCAGATGACCGCTGGATGGAGTTTGGGGTCGGTGATCACGTCAAATATAACGACGTCTTCCGCCGCATTTATGACAGTTTTTATCGGCAAAATATTCGTACTGATATCTTGAATCCGCAAACGATTGCACTGGATCAGTATGCTTTGGTGGTTGTGCCAATGCTGTATGTGAGTGATCGTTCATTTTTACAACGATTAAATGATTATATTCATGAGGGGGGCCATGTGCTCTTTACCTTCAAGGATGGGGTGGCCGATGAGCATGTTAAGGTCCGCACGGCACTGCAACCGGCGATTATTCAAGAAGCTGTGGGCGCCCACTATCAATTGTTTGTTGATCCCAATGGCGAGAAATTACGCGATGTCAGTGGCGTTTTCCAAGATAGTGATCTAGTCATCAGTGATTGGTCAGAGTTGCTCGTCACCGATACAGCCACGTCTTTAGCTAACTATGATGATCATTGGGCCCAATATGCAGCCATTACTGAAAATCATTATGGTGCGGGGATGGCTTGGTATTTGGGTACCTGGGCGAGTGCGAGTGTCATTGATCAGTTAATTAAACATGTCGTCAAAAATTCAAATGTGGCGCCTAGCCCATATGGGGTAGCTTGGCCACTGATTGTGAAGTCGGCGGAGAACCATGAGCATGCACACATAGATTTCTTGTTTAATTTTTCTGATCAAACACAGCAAATAACGCTGCCGTTTGATGGCGTCGAACTCTTGCATCAAGAAAATATAAATTCTAATCAGCAATGGGAGTTAGCTCCCTGGTCAGTTAAAATTCTAGAAAGAAGAGATAAATGA
- a CDS encoding helix-turn-helix transcriptional regulator, whose translation MEKFKTKELQNSIRMPAMDWNITFFGGHQQAISKQWHYPLERHLAFETFYIVKGAIVVEVLDSQIHLNAGDIMVLSPNVWHETRSLAETTYFNFHFNLDDDRFVRNLMNQAILSFPSGSENSVEVAKSVEQLRCLLNENMEYSFIDELKIHKALSEFILNLFANDHATTNAIDASQLKIASSIAYGIRSKLQHQVHAYFNEDFLVPDKFQKVSIDKIYQELQISPSYGGSVFKKIYGYSPRQYLTKLKIAQAKRLLRLPDINIFTISAALGYNDSAHFTRQFKRWTGETPYQFRKNDEQ comes from the coding sequence ATGGAGAAATTTAAAACTAAAGAATTACAAAACTCAATCAGAATGCCCGCAATGGATTGGAATATCACCTTCTTTGGGGGCCATCAACAAGCCATTAGTAAACAGTGGCACTACCCTTTAGAACGACACTTAGCTTTTGAAACATTTTACATAGTAAAAGGGGCGATCGTCGTTGAGGTCCTCGACAGCCAAATTCACCTGAATGCTGGTGATATCATGGTGCTCAGCCCGAATGTCTGGCATGAAACTAGAAGCTTAGCTGAGACCACATACTTCAATTTTCACTTTAATTTAGATGATGATCGCTTTGTTAGAAATTTGATGAATCAAGCCATCTTGAGCTTTCCAAGTGGCTCGGAAAACAGTGTTGAAGTGGCCAAATCAGTTGAGCAATTAAGATGTTTGCTCAATGAAAATATGGAATACTCGTTCATCGATGAATTAAAAATTCATAAGGCATTATCAGAATTTATTCTGAATTTATTCGCCAATGATCATGCTACGACAAATGCGATCGATGCCTCACAACTCAAAATTGCCAGCTCGATCGCCTATGGCATTCGCTCAAAACTCCAACATCAAGTGCACGCCTACTTTAATGAGGACTTTTTGGTACCCGACAAATTCCAAAAAGTCAGTATCGATAAAATCTACCAAGAGCTACAAATCAGTCCAAGTTATGGTGGCAGTGTTTTTAAAAAAATTTACGGTTACTCACCCCGCCAATACCTGACCAAATTAAAAATAGCCCAAGCAAAAAGATTGCTCAGGCTACCTGATATCAATATATTCACGATTAGTGCCGCGTTAGGCTACAACGACTCGGCCCATTTCACCCGTCAGTTTAAGCGATGGACCGGTGAAACACCCTATCAATTTAGGAAAAATGATGAGCAATAA
- a CDS encoding threonine/serine exporter family protein encodes MDIVWSSILALISSVAFSIIANVPRRALTGSAITGLVAWIVYYSLNINNIGLAIPNFAAGIVIGVLGTYLARKIKIPVTMIFIGSLISLVPGGMAFTTIQNVSNTLDLIQGLLNTLIVAMSLSLGIGSASIFNKWLYR; translated from the coding sequence ATGGATATTGTATGGAGTAGTATCTTAGCGCTCATTTCCAGTGTGGCCTTTTCAATTATTGCCAATGTGCCACGCCGGGCCTTAACCGGCTCTGCGATTACCGGTCTGGTGGCGTGGATTGTATATTATAGTTTGAACATCAACAACATTGGCCTTGCGATTCCGAATTTCGCTGCGGGGATCGTCATCGGTGTTTTGGGAACCTATTTGGCCCGGAAAATAAAGATCCCCGTGACGATGATTTTCATCGGCTCGTTGATCTCACTGGTACCGGGTGGGATGGCTTTCACGACAATCCAAAATGTTTCGAATACGTTAGATTTGATTCAAGGTTTGCTGAACACTTTGATTGTCGCGATGTCGTTATCGTTGGGTATTGGGTCAGCTAGTATTTTTAATAAATGGCTCTATCGCTAA
- a CDS encoding threonine/serine ThrE exporter family protein, protein MTNDEIINIASETGRLLLIGGAESFRTEDTVERIGNALGLPLTCYVTLTAVMVSEKNGSKAKVIKAKPGAFNLRTVDEINTLSRALTDKKISDVEFIAQLNQIKHHIIDYPSFLKIISAGLVSMAPMLVAKATFLEYVLMFVTGLLGYLAYYLTAKRSTTPYAPEFIGGFAIGVFAILGTLINSHVTPSTIVLGAVMPLVPGLAITNALREMVRGDVISGIVRTVNSMIVLTSLAIGVWIAIELMNMI, encoded by the coding sequence ATGACAAACGATGAAATAATTAATATCGCCTCTGAAACTGGCCGATTGTTGCTAATTGGGGGGGCCGAGTCTTTTCGTACCGAAGACACGGTTGAACGCATCGGTAACGCGCTCGGCCTACCATTAACGTGTTATGTTACCTTGACAGCGGTGATGGTTTCAGAAAAAAACGGTTCCAAAGCGAAGGTGATTAAGGCCAAGCCTGGTGCCTTTAATTTGCGGACCGTCGATGAAATCAATACCTTGTCGCGTGCGTTGACTGATAAAAAAATTTCAGATGTGGAATTCATCGCGCAACTCAATCAAATTAAGCACCATATTATCGATTATCCAAGCTTTTTGAAAATCATTAGTGCCGGCTTAGTCTCAATGGCACCGATGTTAGTCGCTAAAGCCACCTTTTTAGAATATGTATTGATGTTTGTGACCGGCCTACTCGGCTACCTGGCTTATTATTTAACGGCCAAGCGATCGACGACGCCGTATGCCCCAGAATTTATTGGTGGGTTTGCGATTGGTGTCTTCGCTATTTTAGGGACGCTCATTAATAGCCACGTGACGCCGAGTACGATTGTTTTAGGCGCCGTGATGCCACTAGTGCCCGGCTTAGCGATCACCAACGCGCTACGTGAAATGGTCAGGGGGGATGTCATTTCAGGCATCGTGCGCACGGTCAATTCGATGATTGTGCTGACATCCCTGGCGATCGGCGTTTGGATTGCAATCGAACTCATGAATATGATTTAG
- a CDS encoding amidohydrolase — protein MSTLDTLLNDLNTYEDEMIEIRRHLHENPEISFQEKETHDYIYNFYKDLGCDIKNVGEGYGMVVDINDGKPGKKLAIRADFDALAIVEDNDLPFQSKNRGVMHACGHDAHTAYLMVLARELNKIKDEIPGSIRIIHQPAEEVAPGGAKGMIADGALADVNDIIGVHVMTSMDTGVVAYHTKESQTGRSNFDITITGAGGHASMPQISNDAIVAASYFVTELQTIVSRRVDPFDTATLTIGSFEGDGSYNAIKDQVKLKGDVRMMKETTRTVIREQIAQIAKGLEITFGVTVDINYDDNYPVLYNSEKLTNFAVEAIKEQAIPEVTEVLDLGPQNPSEDFSYYGQVVPATFLYVGARPADGGNYPHHSPKFKMNEDSILIAAKTVATVVMRYFDTQE, from the coding sequence ATGAGTACATTGGATACACTATTAAATGACTTAAATACTTATGAAGATGAAATGATTGAAATTCGGCGTCATTTACATGAAAATCCCGAAATTTCTTTTCAAGAAAAAGAGACTCACGATTACATCTATAACTTTTACAAAGATTTAGGCTGTGACATCAAGAATGTTGGCGAGGGTTACGGTATGGTCGTTGACATCAATGATGGTAAGCCAGGCAAGAAATTAGCCATCCGGGCTGATTTTGATGCCCTGGCCATCGTTGAAGATAATGATTTACCTTTTCAATCAAAAAACCGTGGGGTCATGCATGCCTGTGGTCACGATGCTCACACGGCTTATTTAATGGTATTAGCTCGTGAGCTCAACAAAATCAAGGATGAAATTCCTGGCTCAATCCGCATTATCCACCAACCAGCCGAAGAAGTTGCTCCCGGTGGTGCTAAGGGCATGATCGCTGATGGTGCCTTGGCCGATGTCAATGACATTATCGGGGTTCACGTGATGACGAGCATGGATACTGGTGTGGTTGCTTACCACACGAAGGAATCACAAACTGGCCGTTCTAACTTTGACATTACCATCACCGGTGCCGGTGGGCATGCCTCAATGCCACAGATTTCAAATGATGCGATTGTCGCTGCAAGTTACTTTGTCACAGAATTACAAACCATCGTGTCACGGCGTGTCGACCCATTCGATACGGCCACACTCACGATTGGTTCATTTGAAGGTGACGGTAGTTATAATGCAATTAAAGATCAGGTGAAGCTCAAGGGTGATGTCCGCATGATGAAGGAGACCACGCGGACAGTGATTCGGGAACAAATTGCCCAAATTGCCAAGGGCTTGGAAATCACTTTTGGTGTGACCGTTGATATTAACTACGATGACAATTACCCAGTGCTTTATAATTCAGAAAAGTTGACCAATTTCGCCGTGGAAGCCATTAAGGAGCAAGCGATTCCTGAGGTGACGGAAGTGCTCGATCTTGGCCCACAAAATCCTTCTGAAGATTTCTCTTACTATGGTCAAGTCGTACCCGCAACATTCCTATACGTTGGTGCACGTCCCGCTGATGGTGGTAATTATCCACACCACAGCCCTAAATTTAAAATGAATGAGGATAGTATTTTGATTGCCGCTAAAACAGTTGCGACTGTTGTGATGCGCTATTTTGATACGCAAGAATAA
- the pgmB gene encoding beta-phosphoglucomutase, protein MPRFEDIKGFAFDLDGVITDTARLHGQAWRQTADTVGTPWTAELAESLKGISRLESLEMILAAGGHANDYTEREKEALADEKNKAYQELIKTLTPADILPGMGDFIRDAVAQGYRLSIASASKNAPAILNNLGLTKYFIGIVDPATLSAGKPDPEIFVRAAAVLDLPNEQIIGLEDSAAGIKSINAAGQTSLGIAAAGVLPEAKLHFTATSQVTLATIATKMNQ, encoded by the coding sequence ATGCCTAGATTTGAAGATATCAAAGGGTTTGCCTTTGACTTAGATGGTGTTATTACGGACACAGCACGCTTACATGGGCAGGCATGGCGGCAAACCGCTGATACGGTTGGCACCCCCTGGACGGCTGAATTAGCCGAAAGTTTAAAAGGGATCTCACGACTGGAATCCTTGGAAATGATCCTCGCTGCGGGCGGTCACGCCAATGATTATACCGAGCGCGAAAAGGAAGCATTGGCTGATGAGAAAAATAAAGCCTACCAAGAACTCATCAAGACATTGACACCTGCAGATATTTTGCCTGGGATGGGTGATTTTATCAGAGATGCCGTGGCTCAAGGGTACCGTTTGTCAATCGCTTCGGCCTCTAAGAATGCCCCAGCCATCTTAAATAATCTGGGACTGACCAAGTATTTTATCGGTATCGTAGATCCGGCGACTTTGTCAGCTGGTAAGCCCGATCCGGAGATCTTTGTTCGCGCCGCCGCCGTTCTAGATTTGCCTAATGAACAAATCATTGGCTTAGAAGATTCAGCTGCGGGCATTAAGTCAATTAATGCTGCGGGGCAGACATCCCTCGGCATTGCAGCAGCTGGGGTCTTGCCAGAGGCAAAGTTACATTTTACGGCTACCAGTCAAGTCACTTTGGCAACTATTGCTACGAAAATGAATCAATAA